Below is a window of Sulfitobacter sp. BSw21498 DNA.
GTCCAGTTGGTCGCCCCCAGCGATTTCGCCGCGCGCAGATAGCTAGGTGGTACCGTTTGCATCACGGAATAGAGCGGCAGGATCATGAACGGCAGCAGGATATGCGTCATCGCGATGATCGTACCGGTCTGGTTGTTGATCAACGCCAGACGGCTGTCGTCGGCTACGATGCCCAGCCAGACCAGCGTATCGTTAATGACACCTTGCTGTTGCAGCATCACTTTCCATGCCGAGGTGCGCACTAGAAGCGATGTCCAGAACGGCAGTAGCACGAGGATCATCAGCAGGTTAGCAGTGCGGGCGGGCAGGTTGGCGAGGATCCAGGCCACCGGATAGCCCAGCAAGATACAGCTGACCGTAATGCAGATCGACATAAATAGTGTGCGCAAGAACAGCTTGCCATAGATGCGCTCGTTTTCAGGACGGAATTCAGGGCCGTCCGAAGACTTCTGCATATCGACAGCGTTCAGGAAATACCCGTTGGTGAGTGCCGGGCTGTAGGCGCGGATCGTGCCCCAAATGGGTGTTTTACCCCAGTCTTTGTCAATCTTGCTGAAAGCTGCTTTATAATCGACAGTCTCAAAGGCAGGGGCAGCGGCGGCAGCTTCGATCAGTTCAGCAGAGGCAGGGCCGGTGTAGCTTGCGATCTGCGCCGCGGTCGGGCCGTTCAGATCGTCATAGAACGCGGAATAAATAAGCGCCCAAGGGTCTTCTTTGTACAGGTTTTCCTCGTCGTCATTTTGAACGAAGTCGGCGAAAATCTCGTAGTATTCGGCGGTCTCTGGCAGCAGTTCTGCCATGCCTTCGCGCATCTTGAATGCGGGCTGCACATCGCCGGTGGATTCCTTCCAGTCGG
It encodes the following:
- a CDS encoding ABC transporter permease, which produces MSDTADATNDTSEQTGPVLAADGTPLKRSLNRALRRQKLSALLLIAPLLIFILVTFIAPIADMLFRSVENQIVQNTLPRTTQTLAEWDSESGETPGAPVYKALYEDLFIAQERKLHTRLGSRLNYELTGASSLFRKSGRGVDDIGEVFQDQFEDLNNFWKKGENWNALLGSDAWLAEISDWKESTGDVQPAFKMREGMAELLPETAEYYEIFADFVQNDDEENLYKEDPWALIYSAFYDDLNGPTAAQIASYTGPASAELIEAAAAAPAFETVDYKAAFSKIDKDWGKTPIWGTIRAYSPALTNGYFLNAVDMQKSSDGPEFRPENERIYGKLFLRTLFMSICITVSCILLGYPVAWILANLPARTANLLMILVLLPFWTSLLVRTSAWKVMLQQQGVINDTLVWLGIVADDSRLALINNQTGTIIAMTHILLPFMILPLYSVMQTVPPSYLRAAKSLGATNWTAFWRVYFPQSVPGIGAGSILVFILSIGYYITPEIVGGTTGTFISNRIAYHISSSLNWGLAAALGAILLAVVLGLYWAYDKIVGIDNVKLGG